The proteins below are encoded in one region of Thermodesulfobacteriota bacterium:
- a CDS encoding HI0074 family nucleotidyltransferase substrate-binding subunit, translating to MPLDLSSLRSAVAALEATLERCEDAALLARLDAVTRNALRAGAIQHFEFTFELCWKFLQRWLRENATPEDADHPRTRKELFRLAARHRLIDDPAPWFAYADARNLTSHTYNQVQAAAVYECARRFSSDARLLLQRLEGAND from the coding sequence ATGCCGCTCGATCTGAGCAGTCTTCGGAGCGCTGTGGCTGCCCTGGAGGCCACACTCGAACGCTGCGAGGACGCTGCGCTGCTGGCGCGGCTCGACGCCGTGACGCGAAACGCCCTGCGGGCCGGCGCGATCCAGCACTTTGAGTTCACGTTCGAGTTGTGCTGGAAGTTCTTGCAGCGCTGGCTGCGCGAAAACGCGACCCCGGAAGACGCCGACCACCCCCGCACGAGGAAGGAGTTGTTTCGCCTAGCCGCCCGCCACCGCCTGATCGACGACCCCGCGCCCTGGTTTGCATACGCCGATGCCCGGAATCTGACCTCACACACGTACAACCAGGTCCAGGCTGCGGCCGTGTACGAGTGTGCGAGGCGGTTTTCTTCGGACGCCCGACTCCTCTTGCAGCGCCTGGAGGGGGCCAATGATTGA